The Centroberyx gerrardi isolate f3 chromosome 7, fCenGer3.hap1.cur.20231027, whole genome shotgun sequence genome contains a region encoding:
- the emc10 gene encoding ER membrane protein complex subunit 10 isoform X1, which translates to MAHLSPFQISIFSTVSFFLCTNFVCCNNGRRVGDALDTEFGGFSVPLEHSFEVDDVAKFRVRGALVLKAGREPSVSLSQNQLSEEDRTKLKEVAAVDGLYRIRVPRVFLQTDRQTERQMEGHLTAFVRACAMVESHLSDVISLHTDVSGYLIGVSIVTLPGACRGTEVEDEVDLEVFNSTLSIVAPVNAPGPETALFLERMEQEMEKKGKNPQEQKSFFAKYWMYIVPLVLFLMMSGAQDQSGGGAGGGAANGGGR; encoded by the exons ATGGCTCATCTATCACCATTTCAGATTTCAATTTTTTCCACTGTTTCGTTCTTCTTATGTACGAATTTTGTATGTTGTAACAACGGCAGGAGG GTTGGCGATGCTCTGGACACTGAATTCGGTGGTTTCTCGGTGCCTCTTGAGCATTCCTTTGAAGTCG ATGATGTGGCTAAGTTTCGGGTTCGTGGAGCGCTGGTGTTGAAAGCTGGAAGGGAGCCGAGCGTCTCGCTGTCTCAGAACCAGCTATCAGAGGAGGACAGGACCAAACTGAAG GAAGTGGCGGCGGTGGACGGTCTGTACAGAATCAGAGTGCCTCGTGTTTTCCTGCAGACCGACAGGCAGACCGAGCGGCAGATGGAAGGACACCTCACAGCGTTCGTCAGAGCC TGTGCCATGGTTGAGTCCCATCTGAGCGACGTCATCAGCCTCCACACGGACGTCTCTGGCTACCTCATCGGCGTCTCCATTGTGACGCTACCCGGAGCCTGCAGGGGCACCGAGGTTGAGGATGAAGTGGATCTTGAGGTTTTCAACAGCACACTGAGCATCGTGGCTCCTGTCAATGCACCTGG GCCTGAGACGGCTCTGTTTCTCGAACGAATGGAACAGGAAatggagaagaaagggaagaatcCGCAAGAGCAAAAATCCTTCTTTGCTAAATAT tgGATGTACATTGTGCCTCTCGTTCTCTTCCTGATGATGTCCGGCGCCCAGGACCAATCAGGAGGAGGAGCCGGTGGGGGAGCGGCCAATGGAGGCGGCCGATGA
- the emc10 gene encoding ER membrane protein complex subunit 10 isoform X2 translates to MAHLSPFQISIFSTVSFFLCTNFVCCNNGRRVGDALDTEFGGFSVPLEHSFEVDDVAKFRVRGALVLKAGREPSVSLSQNQLSEEDRTKLKEVAAVDGLYRIRVPRVFLQTDRQTERQMEGHLTAFVRACAMVESHLSDVISLHTDVSGYLIGVSIVTLPGACRGTEVEDEVDLEVFNSTLSIVAPVNAPGPETALFLERMEQEMEKKGKNPQEQKSFFAKYWYLILGGAIFLMATSSAQPPAGGDREQS, encoded by the exons ATGGCTCATCTATCACCATTTCAGATTTCAATTTTTTCCACTGTTTCGTTCTTCTTATGTACGAATTTTGTATGTTGTAACAACGGCAGGAGG GTTGGCGATGCTCTGGACACTGAATTCGGTGGTTTCTCGGTGCCTCTTGAGCATTCCTTTGAAGTCG ATGATGTGGCTAAGTTTCGGGTTCGTGGAGCGCTGGTGTTGAAAGCTGGAAGGGAGCCGAGCGTCTCGCTGTCTCAGAACCAGCTATCAGAGGAGGACAGGACCAAACTGAAG GAAGTGGCGGCGGTGGACGGTCTGTACAGAATCAGAGTGCCTCGTGTTTTCCTGCAGACCGACAGGCAGACCGAGCGGCAGATGGAAGGACACCTCACAGCGTTCGTCAGAGCC TGTGCCATGGTTGAGTCCCATCTGAGCGACGTCATCAGCCTCCACACGGACGTCTCTGGCTACCTCATCGGCGTCTCCATTGTGACGCTACCCGGAGCCTGCAGGGGCACCGAGGTTGAGGATGAAGTGGATCTTGAGGTTTTCAACAGCACACTGAGCATCGTGGCTCCTGTCAATGCACCTGG GCCTGAGACGGCTCTGTTTCTCGAACGAATGGAACAGGAAatggagaagaaagggaagaatcCGCAAGAGCAAAAATCCTTCTTTGCTAAATAT TGGTATTTGATTCTGGGAGGTGCAATCTTCCTCATGGCCACCAGTTCGGCACAGCCCCCagcagggggagacagagagcagagctga